TTACTTATAAGAGGACGGCGTATTTCTTGAGAATTCACACGGGAACGACAGTTTCTCTAAGTCTGGAAGGACATTCGCAATGTGTTGAGAAAACTTCAATTATTTTGTTCTATAGTTGTTGGTAGGGTTTAACGACTTTGGTACttcgaattttattattattatgtacctacgtacttGTTTGTTAAGTAAATTAGTTGCCTGATAATTTTGttgtataataatgtttgtgtttgtcTCGTTTTGGAACTTTAAGTAGGTTTTACGCACTGTCTCCAACGGAGATAAGTCACCGAGGTCGTCAGTAAAACTTGAGTTTTACTAACAAAGGTGGATGTTttgaataaagtttaattaatatctaaacaAATTTGTTTGAATAAACCCCTATTGAGGCTGAGTTGTCGAGATAAGAcggataaataataatgtattactaCCTTTTTTTAggccttcaagaaaagagcatactcctttttaaaaggccggcaatgcacctgtgactcctctggtgttgcggttgttcatgggcggtgctgatcgtttaccatcaggtaaactggctgcttgtttgccccctattcaaaaaaaaaaaactacctgGCCCGTCAAACTTCGTACCACctcaatatatttttctcaccttttaattCTTCCCTGGACTTTGGATTTcggccaaatcggtccagccattcttGAGTTGTAGCGAGACTAACCAACAGtaattgattattatatatagagataatgTATATTACCTACCAGTTAGTGATTTCAATTGCATTTTACAATTGTAAATTTCAAAAAGGAAGAACTACATTGTTCTGTGTTTCTAACTCAAAGGTCTGCCTAGCAAACGCCTTGAGGTCGCTCCGTCAGAGATCTAGTTAGCAAAACGAATTTATCTTAAACATGAATAAAGCCCATTATTCAAATTCACTGTTAAAGCGACAAAGATTAAAGTACTATAGTTATTTACGTAGCcggttttcattgaaatctagGCTGTGTAAATAAACTGTGGACGACgatagaatattataataattgttttcttCAGGCATATTTGCTATTTTTTCTAGATTGAATAcaatgtgtaggtattttcttCATTCTTATTGATCTCATGTTATTCGTTCATTGAAAACGATTTGAAAGGTTCGAGTTtcaatagaattattttattgtacctacaacgtTTTTAGCCTTTATTTTGAAGGTAAATTATGTTTACTTCAATTGCAGACTTGCTTCTTTACTCACTACATCTTGAATGTTTGTAACACTCGAAAGTTAaatgtacagtggaggacagattcgcctgatcattttaaaaatgtattacttgCACTCAGCAAAAACATTAAACCATACCCCATAAATGTCGCATCTAATAAAGTTGCAGCTTAGTAACGTAACACGTGTAATTCCTTTGTTAGTGGTGCGTCTGATGTTATTCGGCTACCTGGTCCGGCGTCGGCACCGCTCACCACCCTGTTTCATTCGTCAGTTCAAGTTCTTGGGGTGGTGCTAGAAAGCGAATCTCATCAGATGTCAGTAAACTTAGCGGTGGTCAGGCGCtcgtgaccaccattgtacctaACCTTAAAGTGATAGGAATGTACGCAATCTTGCTGAAaagaaataatgaatgaaacaCCAAAGcataatttataacaaattttattcGTTGACGTTCATAATTCATATATCccgtatctatttatttaaaattggacAATAATTtgcgttttaattatttacagacaatttacattaattattctcCTTCCCAATTCGTCGCGATCTAATTAACTGTCAAGATAATTGTGTTATATTAAGCGAGGAGTATCTTACATAAATGGTTTGGCCTGTTTCAAATTTTGGGCGAAATTTTGTGTGACATTAATATTCAGGGCATTGTGTAATGGACGACACGTTTTCTTATTTAGTCATCGTTAGTGCTTTATGACTGGTATTCCGTACGACTTAAAGGTCATTCATTAGCTTTTATATCTTACAATTTTTTATCGTTGACAGGATTATGTCATCCTTATTGTCGCAGTATGCGTAGGTGGTGGGCCTACGCATATTTTTTTGATGTGAAATGTAGCAAAATGTACGCGTTGTTTTCAGTAAAtcgtttcaataaattatatgaaTGCCTTCGTGAATACATTtcgttcaaaatattttgtaaaatgtctAGAACACATTTGAAATGTTCAGGTTAGGATACAGCTTAGAAGTGCCTTATAATGCCATGtctaaaataagaaagttatatAAATTTGTTCGAAATTTTCatcatatatataaatatttatagataaccATTCTAAGCCGGATCCTCGCCTATGACTTTCAAAAGTGTGTAATATAGTCCTTGAGAACTTCATAAGCATCTGCGACCGCCATTAAAACACCATAGACTGCCGAGAAACCATCAAACCCTCACAAAACCCGCCATGTTTCTTATCTTTATGTAAAAACCTTCAAATCTTGAGGACTCAGAACATAACTGTTATTTTCCATTACAACTTGTCAATTAAATTCTCTAGAGCTAAAACCTTAGTTACAATTAGAAGGGTTTTACTGTCTGctcgtaataattaatttattatataatctTACGTAACTGTTAATGAGTTTAAACAATACCTTTTCAAGATACATGAGTTTCAGCAACCCTTCATTATGTTAACATGACAGAACAGACAGACAACTGTACAGATTATAACTTTATTGTAGTACATTAAAGTATTTACAAAGCGATAGAGATATTTACAAAGAGATATTTAaacagttaaattaattttaatatcttaaaaaaaaatgtcgcttgaaatatttttatacaaaactgcTATGCGATGAGATGACTATTCTCAATGTTAAACGGCCTAAACAAAATCACTTAAACAAAGTAACTTGATGAAAACAAATAACGAGACATTAAAGACTGTGAGAGCCgaaaagttgtctattcacaAGACGTCGTGACTTtttaacaaagtttttttaGGCACCGTAAAGTACACATTTCTCTTATCCCTTTTCCCTATTAAATCACGCTTGTTTTACTctcaagcaataaaattacgATACGAATTATTGACTCAGTTTACGGTTCATTAGCGATAACTTTTTACATTCAAGTGCCGAACTGTAGGTCGTTGAACGATGGTTTTCTTAGCACGTAGATTGTTAACAAACAACATAGGATGGAGGCTGTCTTATCTAGTGTTGATTTAGCACATCCTTGTTGCATCGCCGCTGGGTGCTCACCTGTGAACAGAGATTGGAATGAGTGATAATAGTAATAGTGAAAGCATTTTGCGTCAGAtatcttttaagttttttttttttttggtggaaCACTATCATAAGGgagcttttctaccagagatgtactatgctatgttgctgtagatgcgtttggcttccaccagttATATTCACTGGTAtatttagcactggtggaaacggactcagctaatctatggatgtatgctatagatggcttcccgactatcgatacatcgcatattcgaactgtgcatcttccttgcacagcttcTCAACGGcggtgcatcttcatagcacatcttactcacacagctgcatagcttagaatcagtgaaaacggtcacatagtttcacagcttagttattgaGGTGCTCCCACatagcagttatataacgttatacaacattgtgtaacatttataatagcatgtaacatactctacaactactgttataatttgtttaaacacaaatgttaagtcagtctctaacgttatacaactgctgtgtgggagcaccttatgGTACTCGTACATCTTCGTATCATAGCTATATGTATAAcacttctctggtggaaaagcatcaatagtcgtttatttttgtggttttcTCACCAGATAGTACGTGAACCCTTGTGGCTGCTGAGGGGGCATTGTTAGGTCCACATGTGTAAACTCCGGCGTCGGACCCCGTAGCTCGCTGCACTAAAAGGCGGCTGGTACTCTTCAGACCTTTCTCAGTCACCAGTGATATCCCTCCTCGTGCAGAATCAAAGTTTATCACCTAGAAACATTGCTAATTAGTTACCAATTCATAagctttaaaataatgtaaaattgtcTATATGTATATTGTGATAGTGTTTATTTTAGACTACACTGAtttaaaattatgcaaatatGCCAATTACATTTTATGCTTTGTCATCATTACATTatcaacacaatattttaaatcaacacCTATTGTAAATACAGATTTGTTTttcctaattattataaaataatgtgattGTAACCATTAGTTacatttgcattaaaataataatattaataaatgtggCATTTTAACGAGTTGACATAATTATGGaatgaatttgtttgttaaacAGTCCATTCATTACGCAATCACTTCGAAACCATGAAATCGATTGACTCGGGATTGAGTCCCCAATTCTGTACACATCGGAAATTTAATGCTCTTAATCCTGGCTGCCGGGGATTTGTCGACAAATTTGTTATTAGCTGAATTCGCAAAagtttttcaatgaaatttttgtGGCCGAATTTGCTTTagattttcgatatttttttttatttaaaatggttCGGTACATGGAAATTATGTTGCGGAACGTGTTCAATAATGGTAATCACTAAGCCAATTTTCCTTTGTTCTATACTGTATATTAGGTAATTTGATTTCTGACAATGTGTATAAATTTTGTCACTGTGATCTATCAGATTATCTACCATGGCAGCAAATGCTTGGTGGCATGTTGGTCAGGTTCCACTAGACAATACTCAAATATAGTCAGTAGATTATTGCTCAAATTCCGATATTTCCAAATTTCCGCtttcaaaattgttataaaattttttTATGGCATCGAACTTTcgattattattgaaaaaggtagttttttttttttatgggcaCTTTAGTACTCTTTCTGATTTGACAATCAGAAAGGGtgcatgtaggtatgtatatgtgAGGACCATTTTGGATTAAAGGATCCCTCAGTATATTAACTTTATAACTATATTAACTATTTGTGTTGCACATTGCAATGTTtctgcattgttctcacatacaCACATGTACAATTATTAACtggaaaaatgtattgtttagttaatttgATCACTGACAATGATGTGTATAGATTCTACGAATTCTCTAATAATGGATTCGAATTAAACCTTTATTTTGTAACTGGATAACGACAGACCGCAGATAGCGTGCAGGCAGCGTGCACTATATTGTGGTGACAGTGGTTAGCGCGAGACCACACTAGTAACTGCGTAATTAGCTTCACGTGGCTTTCTGACTATTTAATACgtcatttaataccaatattacagagtttaattaatattttttattaatttagattatgTATATGATTTTCTCACACGACCGTATcgagaaaacctctactagtttcataCGCTGCTTATGAATAAAACTCCGGTCGTAGTGCGTAAGCAAGATTTGTCAATGAAGTacgttatatattatgttattacattAAACTTTCAGTATTGgttatttaaaacattcttaAATTCAATTGTTAGTTAAttatgcaatgtcacgccttttatctccgaaggggtgggcagaggtgcacattacggcacgtaatccAGCTATACAACATACatccagttttcaccatttgttttataagtcctatTTCATagcgggtgagcctattgccatatacttgaacacaatttcagactatAGAGTCCGAAATACTGtactacaactgagaaatttcctAAAAACcgtagtaatattttgcccgacccaggaatcgaacccgaggcccaTTTTTCGGCAagtgcacttgcgaccacttgaccaaccgGACAGTCAGTGATAGTaacttaatgtaatgtaataaatgaatgtttagtgtaagtaataataatggatataaaaataaaacatacatttgaAATTACCTGTTCTCCGTGCGTCCAGGTGATGGAGCTCGGCGGCTCAGGAGTGTGACGCACGGTACAGGTCAGGTTGATGGTGGAGCCGGCTTGGATGAACAGCTCCGGTCCACTTGATATTACCGTTTCTGGTTCTAGAGGAAAGAGAAAAGAGATTTTTATATCACATTATCTATAtaattaatacgtgatgcaaaaactatagaaggttttacgaaaattgcgcggacgtaggagcacaaaatttggtacacttatagtttatgtgtaggatagtggagaacgctaatatttatcaaaaataatgcttataaagtacattaaatcaataaataaaacattactaccatgcatagtatctgatcgtatttgacaaaacgtcaaaatcgagaCACAAACAcatattgcgatgatattctcacgtcagTTTTCCTGTTCaggatgcgccggaatatattaatttgaattttacaaaactaatagcaaaggtagggaggcctttgccctgcagtgggacgatcatggctgaaatctaaatctaattctaaatagcaattcgttaaatacaaattatccttgaacgtatgttaagtggtattgtaaattaaatagtatatggtcgaatttcgaccactaggcgaccactagttgaGATAAATGgttcttattataatataacacacTACAATGACATTAAGTTTTATGTAGTTGAaaacagttacttgagtaaCTGTTACTTGAGTAACTGTTTTCAACTAAGATTTCAGCAAAGATTGATTTCTGTAAATGTAATTTCGTCGTGGTGGCCCGTAGGCTTAAGACGCCCTCTGCTCAGTCCGCTCCTCATATATGAGAGcgcgggttcgaaacttaccaacggcaagtaccaatgtctCCAAGTTACACCgttttctaacattatttagacaccactgacaaacggtgaaggaaaacatcgggaggaaacctgggcctataatttctaattataagtcggAAATTACCATCCTGAATTGAGCAAGcgaggtgattaatgctcaaaccttctccgtgtgagaagaggcctttggtcagcagtggtcccttataggttgttgatgtgatgtgttgaAAATAGTCtcccataaaattaaattttaaaaacgtaatttaaaaatgtttggtgTACGATCCTTTTACCTTATATTTGAGATTTTTAAAAGTTCCAATTAGAATATTGCTTTGAAGAAGATTATGAAGCATTTTTTGGACCTACATCTGGaatttatttcatatacatatattatgttttatgaattCATTACATacgtatatttaatattaaaaactaatctCTTAGATTCTCCTAAAAGATAGCCTTTCAAGCAAGACTATGATGTAATCAAATCAGATTTTACTAGACTTTATTGACTAAGCACTAATAACTAGAAATTAATATTGTCTTCGCAAATACCATTAGAAGAGAAGCCTTTTCTTTGTACTGAGAATAATGGAACCTACCGCCTCTTCTCAGTTATTAGCTATTTACTTTGATTGATATAAATGAAAGTTAACTATCTACTTTATGAAATATGACTTAAGTAAATAGAATTACGTCATATTTTGAAGTACCTTAGCCACATGTATGTATAAGCTGAAAGATGAACAAAGCGTACAGTCCCTGGCCATATTATTAGAAGCACTCACATTATGTAAGttggtaattattttgatgtttaaaGGCTTCTATCTAGATCTTATAAATTTCTGTAATAAATTGACTATTCTtgacaaaaagattttttctgtaaaaataaatattacaataaacctcaataaatatgtatttaagtacatataacactcataattatgtttcaacGTAAAAGTAGTGAATATGCACAGAGTAAACTCATCTAAAtgtgtacatttaaaaaaaaacaagagtgCGTCTAATAATGTAGCCAGGGACTGTAAGTAACTCAAacctttttgttctttttttttgagattggaaaatcatccaatgacttctcccgccttagtgtcagactctttctgactaaaaaccaccccgttccttctcctgctttgagccggagccccggtaacctttaacgttgtccgcaactccggatcgggCAAGTAACTcaaacctacctacctaattctAGCTTGTTTTCTAGGATGCCTTTGAAATACGAGGTAGAGTTTCTGTTTAAACACGTTAGCGATCGTACAAAACAGttaggtacaataaaattccaTAGAAAAATTAGGGCTTCACACAAAGATAAGCCTTTTGTTGTAtaccattatattatatttacataacgaCCCACACAAATTTGTATGTGAAAGGTTACACTTGAAACGTTCATTGTAACAAACACTAggaatatacataaaaaacggACGAAAATCTGGAGAGACTCAACATAGTCGGCAATACAGAGGGCAAACGATCACGTGGCCGATCACCAACACGATGGAAAGATCAGATCAAGGAATCGTCTACCACCGTATTTCACCAACTCGTTCACGATGCCTTGGACAGAAACCGACGCGATGGAGACAAATAATTCGGTTCAAATGCTAATCCAATGATGACTACGATCCTCAGTCATGAGGGGCCGactacagagagagagagaggaatatacatatacatattttgccAGTTATCATGGTAATACAGAGTAAGTATATTCCTAGACATTAGGCTccattttcacaaaaaaatcttcaaacagCCGAAAATCCTAATAATACATTACCCGACCTAAATCCCAAATCTCTTGACATGTGAGGCAGCTAATGAAGAATGTGTAAAAGAATTTATACCAACCTACGATATTAAGGAAGACAGCGTGTCCTATAGGCGGCGTGGTGGATATCTGGCACTCGTACTGGCCGGAGTCGCGGCGCTGCGGGCTGCGGATGCGCAGCGCCCACTCCTCGGAGCGCGGCTTGTGCTGCGCCTCGAACCGCTGGTCCGACGTGTACGTGTAGCGGCCCACTGTTAGCAGGTGGATGTCGCGGTGGCGGACCCATGATACCTGTGTAATAAGAAAcacgaaaaataatatttaatgcagTATGCAATGCTCATCCAATGGATACTGATCCAATACAGCATTATCAATGAGGCAGTAAATATTATTCTTCAGCCACAGGATAACAAAACACTGCTAAAAAATTTGAAGAATGATGCATTTAATGTATTACTGCTGTGGAcattttataaatgcaaattacTTTAGATTAgacaaacataggtacataaaatagAAACAGACCATCGACAACGACCACAGCAACAAATGATAAAGAAGCAATATCACCTTCCGTACTGAGGAATATGGCGCAAGaagaagtacataatattaaaaacaatttcattgaCAAAACACAAATTCCGACCCTTAACCCAAAACCATAACAAACCCAAACAACTGAAAaccgataacaaaataaacacactttAACAATTTAAGGGgcatgaatataaaaaaaaatcttttcattcTTTATCTTTTATACCTTTTTCATTCCAACTCAAATGCTAGATGACACACATAGATACGATTGAAAGAGCATTCCTGAATCGAACACATACAATTTACGTGTAAACCAAACATTTTGTTCGTCTTCTGATAATGTAATGTTTGTGATAGCAAGAGAATAAAGGAAACATACATtatataatttctttgtttgttggTCTGTTTGTAAGAGATAAagcttttgttttaattaaaattaaaatatacagacGCGAGCAGTAATGGAATAGCGTTTTAGgtagcttttccaccagagatgtgctatgctacgttgttgtggatgcgtttggcttctacaatcatattcattggtacacatagcttagcactggtggaaactaactcagataagctatgttttttacataGAAAGATGCGCGCTATGGAttgcttccttactatcgacacatcgcatactcaacACTGCACatattcctcgcacagctacatagcttagtatcagtggaaacggtcacatagtttcacaacttagctattacattttcatagcattagctacatagcacatatctggtagCAAAGCACCGTTACGTTGGTTTTAAGTCTCATGCTGTTTCTGTCATTTTACTTTGTAGTGAACtaagattaaatattattttcccaaaaataatttcaataatattattccaTAGTATTCCGATATGAATATTATCAATGGACGAGTACTTCTGTCTCCTGATTTCTGCATTTTTCATCccattttttttcattgttataggtttttatttaaaatggaatGATTGAATGATACCTCTgaactctcagaaaaaaattggctggtgataaaaaaatcaggctgtataaTAATTTTTCTAGTgcttaatattttctaattaaattattttatttgactgtaaacataattatgaacacATATATCAAACCATAGACGACATAGtgtttacctataaaacatttaatttgttttactgTTATCACAAATCAGTAACTACAGAATAAAAATCACCAATGAAACTTTCTATTGGTAAGAATTATTTCCCAGCCAACCCCAAGAATTTAAGTGAAGAAACTGTTTCTGATTAGCATAACAAACCAGAATTTGCATCTTTAAACTTCACTATCAGTCAGCGTTTTTTGTTtgctttattaaaactttcttCATAAAACGTTCTGTTACTTTTAGAACATGCAAATTGCATTTTCATAGTGGACTCAAataatcttttaattttatgaatactGTCTCAGTAGTTGGTTagtgaagtaaataaaaacttttaggAAGAGAGATATAATTAAtaggtaaatataatttgttttgtaacctgtgattatcctactaatattataaatgcaaaagtttgtgagtatggatctttgttactcctttacgaaaaaactactgaagggattggaatgtaatttgaaatagggttagattatggtctggtatAACACAATCGGGCGtggccgctggcagaagctaatgtgACATATAAACAAAAGCgaataaatcacaaaaaatcTAGAATAAATCCAACAATATGACCCACATACTTATAACAATGAGAGAATGGAAAGCGGTCTATTTCTGAGAATACTCGAGCCACATCTAGTACGTCGTAAACTAGCCTCCTCCAATATCGGATTCGGTCCGGAGACATCGTTATACAAAAAGTTACCGAAGGGACAGAATAATgttgaaacataaataaacgaaCTTAGCATTTCAAAGGATGTCCGTAATAAAGGCCCGGCCTTTATAACTGACGCTGTTTTCACTGTCttcaaagacaaaattattaatgGTGGTATTGATTTCGAAGGTTTAAACGACAAATTGATACCTGTTTGCTAATGGACGGAACTGGAACCGAACTATTTCACGGCTTTGTGAGGAGCTGTGAGTAATGGCGATACTTTAGATGGTTGAAATGTCACTGAATGAGACTGAAACCGGAGGTATTAAATGTGAGTTATATTTAGATCCTTGGCCCAAAGTGATTGGGTTTTCGTTATGTATACAAtgaattatacaaatatataaaatatacaacaagAAATCGGTAATAATcatctttgttatttttcatttttggtTAATTCTAAGACATTTTCCTTAGCATGTACGTTAAAAAAACGATAGCACTTTGTATACTTTCCGCATACAAAGTGCCCCATTAAAGAACACTCAAAGtacttaaaaagaaacaatgtaTATATCAATCTTCGACACCACTTCGTTCTATAGCTCATCCCGGCGTGAGTTAAACGACAGcttctattaaaaagtttctaGTGTCAACCTGTCCTACTTTATAtcttgctataaaaatattttaatgttgtttacaAACAGCTATTTTGTAAGTGTAACGTTGAGACACTTAATGGTCGGCGAAGAAAACCGAGACGGTTTCAGCGTTCagcaataaagaaaaaatatcgcTCCAATTTTccctttagatttttttaaagaattcttTGTAATGGATCAGTCTTAAGCACTTTACTGGGTTGGACTTATCAATAGAGATGAAGTGCGTACTTGTAAAGCAAAGAGGTCGATACCTGTAAATATAAAACTGCCTGACCCTAACGCTTAAGTATTTTATCCATTCAATATAGGATCCGGCGATCTAGATCTGTTGGTTGGGAGTATATTCATCTCTGGTCCATTTTTATAAGTAGAGGTATTCGTTTTTTGGGCGTTATGATAAATCTGatctttataaaatgttattttcttaatGCCGTACTCAATCATTTAATAGTCAGGCACTTAACTCAGCAACAGTTTtcgaaacaatttttttaccaagaaatagtttaactaatcattaaatgtctctgagtgagTCACTTAATGTTGATTCTTTTGTCTGGTCATTTGAAAAACCCCTAACACATATATTGCTATATAAATGAAAACAGAGTgcataaagaattttatattctCTTTTTGGGATTAACGATAGAGATATAAAAagtgaatttaaaaattgacGATGTGTAGAATATACGTTGGGATGAATTTGCAAACCAGCAGATTTTAAGCTGAACTGGAACAAAAATGGGTATAAAAGGCCAGATCATGGAATATAAAAGAATTTTTAGGATGATAAATCGTGAGACGTTGAAGtagtttcttttttcatttaacGGGAAATGTTTCGAGAGTCCAGAGCCGTTTTTTGGTGAAAAATTCTACGAATTTGGCTTTCAACATGTAAAATTTCTGTAGATATTAATGAAGCATGTCGGATGAAACAGCTTAGGATTTTTTACGAAATTCTTAGTAGCGAACTGGCAGAGGTACAAAATCACGGCAGGTAAATGGAAATGGATTTTCCTTTAGTAATAAAGCTGTGAAAGCCAGCGACCTTTAATGTCATGCATCTGAAAGTAGTTGTTGACAATAACAGACGTGTCAACGcggatattttaataaaacgttttattttattcaaataatagtaaaactttacttaatttttcGTATAAAAGATATGTCTTTAGAAGATAATGATTATGCTATCTTTGTTAGAAAGGATGACATccatgtattatgtatttaacaaGTGTGTGTAAGTAATTcagacttattataaaaaataaaatgtatgaaaatgacacggaccaagagtccgtggagaaagaatataaatggaatttaaaa
This genomic window from Spodoptera frugiperda isolate SF20-4 chromosome 28, AGI-APGP_CSIRO_Sfru_2.0, whole genome shotgun sequence contains:
- the LOC118265521 gene encoding hemicentin-1 isoform X1, with product MGHIASGVKPALWLSLLHGFLFLIADSGTESPQDHSTMDVSSRHFRAEFLQEWQGSPDAPYFDPSTPRNITGLVGHPVRLLCRVKNLQNRTVSWVRHRDIHLLTVGRYTYTSDQRFEAQHKPRSEEWALRIRSPQRRDSGQYECQISTTPPIGHAVFLNIVEPETVISSGPELFIQAGSTINLTCTVRHTPEPPSSITWTHGEQVISNVINFDSARGGISLVTEKGLKSTSRLLVQRATGSDAGVYTCGPNNAPSAATRVHVLSGEHPAAMQQGCAKSTLDKTASILCCLLTIYVLRKPSFNDLQFGT
- the LOC118265521 gene encoding hemicentin-1 isoform X2 — encoded protein: MGHIASGVKPALWLSLLHGFLFLIADSGTESPQDHSTMDVSSRHFRAEFLQEWQGSPDAPYFDPSTPRNITGLVGHPVRLLCRVKNLQNRTVSWVRHRDIHLLTVGRYTYTSDQRFEAQHKPRSEEWALRIRSPQRRDSGQYECQISTTPPIGHAVFLNIVEPETVISSGPELFIQAGSTINLTCTVRHTPEPPSSITWTHGEQVINFDSARGGISLVTEKGLKSTSRLLVQRATGSDAGVYTCGPNNAPSAATRVHVLSGEHPAAMQQGCAKSTLDKTASILCCLLTIYVLRKPSFNDLQFGT